A stretch of the Rosa rugosa chromosome 5, drRosRugo1.1, whole genome shotgun sequence genome encodes the following:
- the LOC133710478 gene encoding OVARIAN TUMOR DOMAIN-containing deubiquitinating enzyme 4-like isoform X4, with translation MDNHQGIRGDGRCLFRSVVHGACLRAGKPSPSDSHQKELADELREKVADEFIKRRADTEWFLEDDFERYVVQMRQPHIWGGEPELLMSSHVLQIPITVYMRDKNSRSLRIIAEYGKEYGKDNPIRVLYHGYGHYDALRGPSPTTGAASKQLKQRTEMQY, from the exons GCATACGCGGAGATGGAAGGTGTTTGTTTCGATCTGTGGTTCATGGAGCTTGTCTAAGAGCAGGGAAGCCATCTCCAAGTGACAGCCATCAGAAAGAACTTGCAGATGAGCTTAGAGAGAAG GTAGCAGATGAATTCATTAAGAGGAGGGCTGACACTGAATG GTTTCTTGAAGATGATTTTGAGAGATACGTTGTACAGATGCGGCAACCCCACATTTGGGGAGGCGAGCCTGAGTTGCTTATGTCCTCGCATGTCCTGCA GATACCGATTACAGTTTATATGCGGGACAAGAATTCTAGGAGTCTCAGAATCATAGCTGAATATGGTAAAGAGTATGGTAAGGATAACCCTATCCGTGTACTTTATCATGGCTATGGACACTACGATGCATTGCGTGGTCCAAGTCCAACTACTGGTGCAGCGTCCAAGCA GTTGAAACAAAGAACAGAGATGCAGTATTAG
- the LOC133710478 gene encoding OVARIAN TUMOR DOMAIN-containing deubiquitinating enzyme 4-like isoform X3, whose product MPNPETMFGIRGDGRCLFRSVVHGACLRAGKPSPSDSHQKELADELREKVADEFIKRRADTEWFLEDDFERYVVQMRQPHIWGGEPELLMSSHVLQIPITVYMRDKNSRSLRIIAEYGKEYGKDNPIRVLYHGYGHYDALRGPSPTTGAASKQLKQRTEMQY is encoded by the exons GCATACGCGGAGATGGAAGGTGTTTGTTTCGATCTGTGGTTCATGGAGCTTGTCTAAGAGCAGGGAAGCCATCTCCAAGTGACAGCCATCAGAAAGAACTTGCAGATGAGCTTAGAGAGAAG GTAGCAGATGAATTCATTAAGAGGAGGGCTGACACTGAATG GTTTCTTGAAGATGATTTTGAGAGATACGTTGTACAGATGCGGCAACCCCACATTTGGGGAGGCGAGCCTGAGTTGCTTATGTCCTCGCATGTCCTGCA GATACCGATTACAGTTTATATGCGGGACAAGAATTCTAGGAGTCTCAGAATCATAGCTGAATATGGTAAAGAGTATGGTAAGGATAACCCTATCCGTGTACTTTATCATGGCTATGGACACTACGATGCATTGCGTGGTCCAAGTCCAACTACTGGTGCAGCGTCCAAGCA GTTGAAACAAAGAACAGAGATGCAGTATTAG
- the LOC133709506 gene encoding uncharacterized protein LOC133709506 isoform X1 has translation MVLGIRAKSRKSAAVEVDYVIHVLEIKPWPSSQALKSVESVFLQWGNGDQASGSFFRNVGGEKIEFGESFRLPVVLYKEKSRKSSARDTYQKNNFEFHLSAPRKDKAAKLLGSAVINLADYATIVETTNVRVPLNLKKSSKSSAQPVLYVNVQPCGNDSSHLAKQVSLDNHGSHGSLDDEIASFTDDDGDDQSSHSSRTVTSSAFEAPVSSSPSADKVCGDKNASESTIDNTRRIYEEPTVHSIAAPASTVMNPVANALKHQSGSSSPLSPIGSSSPRKPAYDYISLPHPSRERSVPTLKKSVTQSVQSSSSSSGYQDDHQESGNYNIKTNRIQNSLINRGARMQENAQESTMGKIVSNHASEGTTSSTSLQQATNSISASYADLESPRDDDHLVKVNEYSFDGKLASRFSQDATRKPVTLKSETFTVSNNVGSRESKVKSTELKHVKSVKPSISAETNSRLRKHEFMKKSKEAEIPEDGRVGGIISAKCEREETTTSCSDSNIELESTIEMLKDELREAAAVEVGLYSIVAEHGSNTNKIHAPARRLSRFYFHACKMRSQAKKANAARAAITGLILVSKACGNDVPRLTFWLSNSIVLRAIVSQGLGKAQVSNEPCTTIKGGKQYAADRHLSAKDRIRTRNDEKDNILESFDNWEDPHIFMVALEKFEAWIFSRIVESVWWQNITPHMQSAAAKGSSTRKANGRKKGLGDHEQGNFSIELWTKAFKDACERLCPVRAGGHECGCLPLLARLVMEQLVSRLDVAMFNAILRENAEEMPTDPVSDPISDSKVLPIPAGKSSFGAGAQLKNAIGSWSRWLTDLFGMDDTDVPDDEDELSDHKGQESETSFKAFRLLNALSDLMMLPSEMLADKSTREEVCPTFGASMIKRVLYNFVTDEFCPDPIPEAVFEALDNEENLEAETESVTSFPFIANPTFYSPPPAAASLSGITGEVGSPAHLRSGSSVLKKSYTSDDELDELDSPMTSIVENSQVSPKSLTANPMLKWKGGRKVVRYQLLRQVWKDSD, from the exons ATGGTGCTTGGGATAAGAGCAAAGAGCCGGAAGAGTGCTGCGGTTGAGGTAGATTATGTTATACATGTGCTGGAAATTAAACCATGGCCCTCGTCTCAGGCTTTGAAATCTGTTGAGTCTGTGTTTCTTCAATGGGGAAATGGTGATCAAGCGTCTGGATCATTCTTTCGTAATGTTGGAGGTGAGAAGATTGAATTCGGGGAGTCGTTCAGGCTTCCGGTTGTTTTGTACAAGGAGAAGTCAAGAAAAAGCTCGGCGCGCGACACTTACCAGAAGAACAACTTTGAGTTTCATCTGTCTGCACCTCGAAAGGACAAGGCAGCTAAACTTTTGGGATCGGCTGTGATAAATCTTGCAGATTATGCGACCATAGTTGAAACCACGAATGTCAGAGTTCCACTGAACTTGAAGAAGAGTTCTAAGAGTTCAGCTCAGCCGGTTCTTTATGTTAATGTTCAGCCTTGTGGTAATGATAGCTCCCACTTGGCCAAACAAGTGTCGCTGGACAACCATGGAAGTCATGGGTCTCTGGATGACGAGATTGCCTCTTTTactgatgatgatggtgatgatcaGTCTTCACATTCATCACGCACTGTAACCTCTTCTGCTTTTGAGGCACCAGTCAGTTCATCACCAAGTGCTGATAAGGTATGTGGAGACaag AATGCGTCAGAATCAACAATTGATAACACTAGAAGGATTTATGAGGAACCAACCGTACATTCAATAGCAGCACCTGCAAGCACTGTTATGAATCCAGTCGCTAATGCATTGAAACATCAAAGTGGAAGTTCATCTCCACTGTCGCCAATAGGCTCTTCCTCCCCTCGGAAACCTGCTTATGattatatttctttgcctcacCCTTCAAGGGAGAGATCAGTGCCAACCTTGAAAAAATCTGTGACTCAGTCTGTtcaatcatcttcttcatcctctgGCTATCAAGATGACCATCAAGAGTCTGGTAATTATAATATTAAGACCAACAGAATTCAGAATAGTCTTATTAACAGAGGTGCCAGAATGCAAGAAAATGCACAAGAATCTACAATGGGCAAAATTGTGAGCAACCATGCTTCTGAAGGTACAACCTCAAGTACGTCTCTGCAGCAGGCTACAAACTCAATATCAGCAAGCTATGCAGATTTAGAATCCCCTCGAGATGATGATCATCTCGTAAAGGTGAATGAATATTCTTTTGATGGCAAATTAGCTTCTAGGTTTTCACAAGATGCTACCAGAAAGCCAGTCACTTTAAAGAGTGAAACTTTTACAGTCAGCAATAATGTTGGATCACGGGAAAGCAAGGTTAAAAGTACTGAATTAAAGCATGTAAAGTCCGTGAAACCTTCTATCTCAGCTGAGACCAATAGTCGGTTAAGAAAACATGAGTTTATGAAAAAGTCAAAGGAAGCTGAGATTCCTGAAGATGGTCGTGTTGGTGGTATCATTAGTGCAAAGTGTGAAAGAGAAGAAACAACAACTAGCTGTTCTGATAGTAATATTGAGCTGGAGTCGACAATTGAAATGCTTAAGGATGAGTTGAGAGAAGCGGCTGCTGTTGAGGTTGGCCTTTACTCCATTGTCGCCGAGCATGGGAGTAACACGAATAAGATCCATGCTCCTGCTCGCCGACTTTCTAGATTCTATTTTCATGCTTGCAAAATGAGATCTCAAGCTAAGAAGGCAAATGCAGCAAGAGCTGCTATTACTGGATTaattttggtttctaaagcttGTGGAAATGATGTTCCAAG GTTGACTTTCTGGTTGTCGAACTCAATTGTGTTGAGAGCTATTGTCAGCCAGGGCTTAGGGAAAGCTCAAGTTTCAAATGAACCATGCACTACAATTAAAGGTGGCAAACAGTATGCAGCGGATAGGCATTTATCAGCAAAGGATAGGATTCGTACTCGCAATGATGAGAAAGATAACATTCTTGAAAGTTTTGATAATTGGGAGGATCCACATATATTTATGGTTGCTTTGGAAAAGTTTGAAGCTTGGATATTCTCCCGGATAGTTGAGTCTGTATGGTGGCAG AATATAACTCCACATATGCAGTCTGCAGCTGCGAAAGGCTCAAGCACAAGGAAAGCTAATGGAAGAAAGAAAGGTTTGGGTGATCATGAGCAGGGTAATTTTTCTATTGAGCTGTGGACGAAGGCTTTCAAAGATGCCTGTGAAAGGCTTTGTCCTGTTCGAGCTGGTGGCCATGAGTGTGGCTGCTTGCCTCTTCTAGCTCGTTTG GTCATGGAGCAGTTGGTGAGTAGGTTGGATGTGGCTATGTTCAATGCTATTCTTCGTGAAAATGCTGAAGAGATGCCCACAGATCCCGTGTCCGACCCTATAAGTGATTCCAAGGTTCTCCCTATTCCAGCTGGAAAATCAAGTTTTGGGGCAGGTGCACAGCTAAAAAATGCG ATTGGAAGCTGGTCCAGATGGCTGACTGATCTATTTGGTATGGATGATACTGATGTTCCAGACGATGAGGATGAACTCAGTGATCACAAGGGGCAGGAGAGTGAAACATCCTTTAAAGCTTTCCGTCTTCTCAATGCTTTGAGTGATCTCATGATGCTTCCATCTGAAATGCTTGCAGATAAATCCACCAGAGAAGAG GTATGCCCTACATTCGGTGCATCAATGATCAAGAGGGTCCTTTACAATTTTGTTACAGATGAGTTttgcccagacccgattcccgAAGCagtttttgaggctcttgacAATGAG GAGAATCTGGAAGCTGAAACAGAATCTGTTACAAGTTTCCCATTTATTGCAAATCCCACATTTTATTCACCACCTCCAGCTGCTGCTTCTCTATCAGGCATTACAGGAGAGGTGGGGAGCCCAGCTCACCTAAGGAGTGGGTCATCAGTGCTTAAGAAATCATATACTAGTGATGATGAGCTTGATGAGTTGGATTCACCGATGACTTCAATCGTAGAAAATTCCCAGGTTTCCCCCAAGTCGTTGACAGCCAACCCAATGCTGAAGTGGAAGGGTGGTCGGAAAGTTGTCCGATATCAACTCCTCCGTCAGGTTTGGAAGGACAGTGACTGA
- the LOC133709506 gene encoding uncharacterized protein LOC133709506 isoform X2 translates to MVLGIRAKSRKSAAVEVDYVIHVLEIKPWPSSQALKSVESVFLQWGNGDQASGSFFRNVGGEKIEFGESFRLPVVLYKEKSRKSSARDTYQKNNFEFHLSAPRKDKAAKLLGSAVINLADYATIVETTNVRVPLNLKKSSKSSAQPVLYVNVQPCGNDSSHLAKQVSLDNHGSHGSLDDEIASFTDDDGDDQSSHSSRTVTSSAFEAPVSSSPSADKNASESTIDNTRRIYEEPTVHSIAAPASTVMNPVANALKHQSGSSSPLSPIGSSSPRKPAYDYISLPHPSRERSVPTLKKSVTQSVQSSSSSSGYQDDHQESGNYNIKTNRIQNSLINRGARMQENAQESTMGKIVSNHASEGTTSSTSLQQATNSISASYADLESPRDDDHLVKVNEYSFDGKLASRFSQDATRKPVTLKSETFTVSNNVGSRESKVKSTELKHVKSVKPSISAETNSRLRKHEFMKKSKEAEIPEDGRVGGIISAKCEREETTTSCSDSNIELESTIEMLKDELREAAAVEVGLYSIVAEHGSNTNKIHAPARRLSRFYFHACKMRSQAKKANAARAAITGLILVSKACGNDVPRLTFWLSNSIVLRAIVSQGLGKAQVSNEPCTTIKGGKQYAADRHLSAKDRIRTRNDEKDNILESFDNWEDPHIFMVALEKFEAWIFSRIVESVWWQNITPHMQSAAAKGSSTRKANGRKKGLGDHEQGNFSIELWTKAFKDACERLCPVRAGGHECGCLPLLARLVMEQLVSRLDVAMFNAILRENAEEMPTDPVSDPISDSKVLPIPAGKSSFGAGAQLKNAIGSWSRWLTDLFGMDDTDVPDDEDELSDHKGQESETSFKAFRLLNALSDLMMLPSEMLADKSTREEVCPTFGASMIKRVLYNFVTDEFCPDPIPEAVFEALDNEENLEAETESVTSFPFIANPTFYSPPPAAASLSGITGEVGSPAHLRSGSSVLKKSYTSDDELDELDSPMTSIVENSQVSPKSLTANPMLKWKGGRKVVRYQLLRQVWKDSD, encoded by the exons ATGGTGCTTGGGATAAGAGCAAAGAGCCGGAAGAGTGCTGCGGTTGAGGTAGATTATGTTATACATGTGCTGGAAATTAAACCATGGCCCTCGTCTCAGGCTTTGAAATCTGTTGAGTCTGTGTTTCTTCAATGGGGAAATGGTGATCAAGCGTCTGGATCATTCTTTCGTAATGTTGGAGGTGAGAAGATTGAATTCGGGGAGTCGTTCAGGCTTCCGGTTGTTTTGTACAAGGAGAAGTCAAGAAAAAGCTCGGCGCGCGACACTTACCAGAAGAACAACTTTGAGTTTCATCTGTCTGCACCTCGAAAGGACAAGGCAGCTAAACTTTTGGGATCGGCTGTGATAAATCTTGCAGATTATGCGACCATAGTTGAAACCACGAATGTCAGAGTTCCACTGAACTTGAAGAAGAGTTCTAAGAGTTCAGCTCAGCCGGTTCTTTATGTTAATGTTCAGCCTTGTGGTAATGATAGCTCCCACTTGGCCAAACAAGTGTCGCTGGACAACCATGGAAGTCATGGGTCTCTGGATGACGAGATTGCCTCTTTTactgatgatgatggtgatgatcaGTCTTCACATTCATCACGCACTGTAACCTCTTCTGCTTTTGAGGCACCAGTCAGTTCATCACCAAGTGCTGATAAG AATGCGTCAGAATCAACAATTGATAACACTAGAAGGATTTATGAGGAACCAACCGTACATTCAATAGCAGCACCTGCAAGCACTGTTATGAATCCAGTCGCTAATGCATTGAAACATCAAAGTGGAAGTTCATCTCCACTGTCGCCAATAGGCTCTTCCTCCCCTCGGAAACCTGCTTATGattatatttctttgcctcacCCTTCAAGGGAGAGATCAGTGCCAACCTTGAAAAAATCTGTGACTCAGTCTGTtcaatcatcttcttcatcctctgGCTATCAAGATGACCATCAAGAGTCTGGTAATTATAATATTAAGACCAACAGAATTCAGAATAGTCTTATTAACAGAGGTGCCAGAATGCAAGAAAATGCACAAGAATCTACAATGGGCAAAATTGTGAGCAACCATGCTTCTGAAGGTACAACCTCAAGTACGTCTCTGCAGCAGGCTACAAACTCAATATCAGCAAGCTATGCAGATTTAGAATCCCCTCGAGATGATGATCATCTCGTAAAGGTGAATGAATATTCTTTTGATGGCAAATTAGCTTCTAGGTTTTCACAAGATGCTACCAGAAAGCCAGTCACTTTAAAGAGTGAAACTTTTACAGTCAGCAATAATGTTGGATCACGGGAAAGCAAGGTTAAAAGTACTGAATTAAAGCATGTAAAGTCCGTGAAACCTTCTATCTCAGCTGAGACCAATAGTCGGTTAAGAAAACATGAGTTTATGAAAAAGTCAAAGGAAGCTGAGATTCCTGAAGATGGTCGTGTTGGTGGTATCATTAGTGCAAAGTGTGAAAGAGAAGAAACAACAACTAGCTGTTCTGATAGTAATATTGAGCTGGAGTCGACAATTGAAATGCTTAAGGATGAGTTGAGAGAAGCGGCTGCTGTTGAGGTTGGCCTTTACTCCATTGTCGCCGAGCATGGGAGTAACACGAATAAGATCCATGCTCCTGCTCGCCGACTTTCTAGATTCTATTTTCATGCTTGCAAAATGAGATCTCAAGCTAAGAAGGCAAATGCAGCAAGAGCTGCTATTACTGGATTaattttggtttctaaagcttGTGGAAATGATGTTCCAAG GTTGACTTTCTGGTTGTCGAACTCAATTGTGTTGAGAGCTATTGTCAGCCAGGGCTTAGGGAAAGCTCAAGTTTCAAATGAACCATGCACTACAATTAAAGGTGGCAAACAGTATGCAGCGGATAGGCATTTATCAGCAAAGGATAGGATTCGTACTCGCAATGATGAGAAAGATAACATTCTTGAAAGTTTTGATAATTGGGAGGATCCACATATATTTATGGTTGCTTTGGAAAAGTTTGAAGCTTGGATATTCTCCCGGATAGTTGAGTCTGTATGGTGGCAG AATATAACTCCACATATGCAGTCTGCAGCTGCGAAAGGCTCAAGCACAAGGAAAGCTAATGGAAGAAAGAAAGGTTTGGGTGATCATGAGCAGGGTAATTTTTCTATTGAGCTGTGGACGAAGGCTTTCAAAGATGCCTGTGAAAGGCTTTGTCCTGTTCGAGCTGGTGGCCATGAGTGTGGCTGCTTGCCTCTTCTAGCTCGTTTG GTCATGGAGCAGTTGGTGAGTAGGTTGGATGTGGCTATGTTCAATGCTATTCTTCGTGAAAATGCTGAAGAGATGCCCACAGATCCCGTGTCCGACCCTATAAGTGATTCCAAGGTTCTCCCTATTCCAGCTGGAAAATCAAGTTTTGGGGCAGGTGCACAGCTAAAAAATGCG ATTGGAAGCTGGTCCAGATGGCTGACTGATCTATTTGGTATGGATGATACTGATGTTCCAGACGATGAGGATGAACTCAGTGATCACAAGGGGCAGGAGAGTGAAACATCCTTTAAAGCTTTCCGTCTTCTCAATGCTTTGAGTGATCTCATGATGCTTCCATCTGAAATGCTTGCAGATAAATCCACCAGAGAAGAG GTATGCCCTACATTCGGTGCATCAATGATCAAGAGGGTCCTTTACAATTTTGTTACAGATGAGTTttgcccagacccgattcccgAAGCagtttttgaggctcttgacAATGAG GAGAATCTGGAAGCTGAAACAGAATCTGTTACAAGTTTCCCATTTATTGCAAATCCCACATTTTATTCACCACCTCCAGCTGCTGCTTCTCTATCAGGCATTACAGGAGAGGTGGGGAGCCCAGCTCACCTAAGGAGTGGGTCATCAGTGCTTAAGAAATCATATACTAGTGATGATGAGCTTGATGAGTTGGATTCACCGATGACTTCAATCGTAGAAAATTCCCAGGTTTCCCCCAAGTCGTTGACAGCCAACCCAATGCTGAAGTGGAAGGGTGGTCGGAAAGTTGTCCGATATCAACTCCTCCGTCAGGTTTGGAAGGACAGTGACTGA